One Candidatus Eisenbacteria bacterium genomic region harbors:
- the secF gene encoding protein translocase subunit SecF has product MLQLLVGTKFGFMARRRYAYMFSGVCVLITIISLIAHGGPRLSIDFTGGTLMQLKFSQPVRIDRVRQAVDAAGYRGSEIQEIGDSGEILIRLQNPETGKDPFPVIKSSFASFFPGVQVDLRREEAVGPKVGKELRGKAILAIFWSLLGILIYVSIRYEFRFALGAVISLFHDVFIALGAVSVANKEVSLTVVAALLTLAGFSINDTIVVFDRIRERGRALRKEGLQKVFDTSVNETLSRTVITTFTVFLTVIALYLFGGEVIHDFSYVMLVGVVFGTYSSVYVASALSLDIALVRQKKLRK; this is encoded by the coding sequence ATGTTACAACTTCTGGTGGGGACTAAGTTTGGGTTTATGGCGCGCAGACGTTATGCGTACATGTTCTCCGGCGTGTGCGTGCTGATAACAATCATCTCGCTCATCGCCCACGGCGGTCCCAGGCTCAGCATCGATTTCACCGGCGGAACCTTGATGCAGTTGAAATTCAGCCAGCCTGTAAGGATTGATAGAGTCAGACAGGCAGTGGATGCTGCCGGTTACAGAGGTTCTGAGATTCAGGAGATTGGAGACTCGGGCGAAATTCTTATCCGGCTTCAAAACCCGGAGACAGGAAAGGATCCTTTCCCGGTAATCAAGAGTTCCTTTGCGAGCTTTTTCCCCGGTGTCCAGGTTGACTTGAGAAGGGAAGAAGCGGTCGGCCCCAAGGTTGGAAAAGAGCTGAGAGGGAAAGCGATTCTGGCAATTTTCTGGTCACTTCTCGGCATACTCATCTATGTGAGCATAAGGTACGAGTTCCGTTTTGCGCTAGGTGCCGTGATATCGCTCTTCCATGACGTGTTCATCGCCCTGGGGGCTGTCTCGGTCGCCAACAAAGAAGTGAGTCTCACCGTTGTTGCCGCCCTTCTCACTCTTGCTGGCTTTTCGATCAATGACACGATTGTTGTTTTCGACAGGATACGAGAGAGAGGAAGGGCCCTGAGAAAGGAAGGTCTTCAGAAAGTTTTTGACACGAGCGTAAACGAGACTCTCAGCAGAACAGTAATCACCACGTTTACAGTATTCCTCACGGTTATCGCTCTCTATCTCTTTGGTGGTGAGGTAATTCACGATTTCTCCTACGTTATGCTCGTAGGCGTGGTTTTCGGGACCTATTCCTCAGTTTATGTTGCATCCGCTCTTTCACTTGATATTGCTCTTGTGAGGCAGAAGAAGCTGAGAAAATAG
- the secD gene encoding protein translocase subunit SecD — protein sequence MKRTELWRIGIIAVSLLLALWYLFPSFRLYRMSASARSSVVQEKLDALRDKALRLGLDLQGGMHLVLEVDKAKLTAAEAEDAADRAMEVIRNRVDQFGVTEPLIQKQGKDRIVIQLPGLLDADRAKALIGQTAMLEFKIVKTEEEAKRIMDRLDSYFSRSQIARQLGGDSLTVEKPVNARILTFKEGAAFFETEETAPVENLLASSGIDTLLPGDASLSWGYEEEAFQGRAGKFLYVLDREPLLTGSAVANAIMGFGLEEMAPNAPGVSLTMTGKGGAKFAKLTGNNVGRELAIVLDNKVRSAPVIRERIPGGRASITGRFDEKEAKDLAVVLRTGALPAPVNVVEERTVGPSLGRDSINMGVRAGIIGSILVVLFMVGYYRVSGLLAIGAVVVNTLFILAVLAGFHATLTLPGLAGIVLTIGMAVDANVLVFERIREELRNKKTVRAAIDAGYTRAFRTILDSNVTTLISALFLFQFGTGPIKGFAVTLSIGLLANMYTAVFCTRVVFDMITARKRVEKLSI from the coding sequence TTGAAACGAACTGAACTCTGGAGAATAGGCATCATAGCTGTCTCGTTACTGCTTGCTCTCTGGTATCTCTTCCCATCATTCAGGTTGTACAGAATGTCTGCCTCAGCGCGCAGTTCAGTTGTCCAGGAGAAGCTCGATGCGCTGAGAGACAAAGCACTCCGGCTCGGGCTTGACCTCCAGGGCGGGATGCATCTTGTGCTCGAAGTGGACAAAGCCAAGCTGACCGCGGCAGAAGCAGAAGACGCTGCCGATAGGGCGATGGAAGTCATAAGGAACAGAGTTGACCAGTTTGGAGTTACCGAGCCTCTGATCCAGAAGCAGGGCAAGGACAGAATCGTCATTCAATTGCCGGGGCTTCTCGACGCAGATAGAGCAAAAGCTCTGATTGGTCAGACTGCCATGCTCGAGTTCAAGATAGTGAAGACTGAAGAAGAGGCGAAGAGGATCATGGACCGGCTTGACAGCTATTTCTCCCGCTCCCAAATTGCCAGGCAGCTTGGCGGAGACAGCCTAACCGTCGAAAAACCGGTCAACGCGAGGATTCTGACTTTTAAAGAGGGGGCGGCATTCTTTGAAACTGAAGAGACCGCGCCCGTCGAAAATCTTCTTGCAAGTTCTGGTATCGATACGCTTCTTCCCGGTGATGCGTCCCTCTCATGGGGATATGAGGAAGAAGCTTTCCAGGGAAGGGCCGGCAAGTTTCTGTACGTGCTTGACAGGGAACCCTTGCTCACCGGCTCGGCAGTGGCCAACGCCATCATGGGGTTTGGCCTTGAAGAAATGGCTCCAAATGCTCCTGGAGTTTCGCTGACGATGACAGGAAAGGGCGGGGCAAAGTTTGCAAAGTTAACAGGGAACAATGTCGGCAGAGAGCTGGCAATAGTTCTTGATAACAAGGTGCGCTCGGCTCCGGTGATTAGAGAGAGAATCCCGGGAGGCAGGGCTTCGATTACCGGAAGATTCGACGAGAAGGAAGCGAAGGACCTTGCCGTAGTTCTTAGGACCGGCGCCCTCCCTGCTCCGGTTAACGTGGTTGAAGAGAGGACCGTAGGTCCATCGCTGGGGCGGGATTCAATCAATATGGGCGTAAGGGCCGGTATCATTGGAAGCATACTTGTTGTGCTCTTCATGGTTGGCTACTACCGGGTGTCCGGGCTTCTGGCAATTGGCGCCGTTGTCGTCAACACGCTCTTCATACTCGCCGTGCTCGCCGGATTCCACGCGACTCTCACACTTCCCGGACTCGCAGGAATTGTCCTCACAATCGGAATGGCAGTCGATGCCAACGTTCTCGTTTTCGAAAGAATACGGGAGGAGCTCAGGAACAAGAAGACCGTGCGGGCGGCGATCGATGCCGGCTATACAAGGGCATTCCGGACAATTCTGGATTCAAACGTAACTACGCTCATAAGCGCACTCTTCCTCTTTCAATTCGGGACAGGACCTATCAAAGGTTTTGCGGTTACACTGAGCATCGGGCTGCTGGCGAATATGTACACTGCAGTTTTCTGCACGAGAGTTGTTTTCGACATGATAACGGCGAGGAAGAGAGTAGAGAAGCTGAGCATCTGA